A genomic window from Lotus japonicus ecotype B-129 chromosome 1, LjGifu_v1.2 includes:
- the LOC130739881 gene encoding uncharacterized protein LOC130739881 — translation MTVQTDFSVLSWNVRGAANAVTKRHMREMVMKHKPEICFILETHVQFSRLENFWLKQGYSVVGVEEAQGQAGGIWALARNDVRGNVSVVASHRQIITLNITSGPLLWKCSGVYASPIPGNRRFMWDHMRALAGSFSEPWVILGDFNDIALSTEQRGGLFSPSRARTFVDNMNSCGLLDLGSTGLQFTWFRNSVGRPPVQKRLDRALASLSWRTSFPEGGVEVLSRRKRHMENCIASIQQRLEHVDSVALHLQHEKLRKELSDILAQEEMLWFQKSREKWVKFGDRNTKFFHAQTVIRRKRNRITRLVMADGNRCEDDDTLKAGAVAFFKNLFAETVEIDTTCLPTPNLPVLSEGHFPSLICEVTRDEVLSALQQMGSYKAPGPDGFPAAFYKKYWDVVGEDVFLYIKNVFETQQVDRALGETMVVLIPKVDCPISYKDFRPISLCNVLYKLITKILVNRIRPVLSDIVSPMQSSFIPRRCTSDNAIALQEIVYHQRKVRKKGGNLVFKLDLEKAYDRVDWRFSRETLVAFGFPLSVVTLIMNCVTASHLSILWNGERISPFAAKRGLRQGDPLSPYLFVLCMERLSSAISTAVLEGRWDPVCTVRNGPGLSHLFFADDVLLFVKARNNQVRLLKELLDSFCTASGLKVSEAKSKILGCNGLTNQKKARIAGIAGFQFTADIGKYLGFPIFQRRVTARDFDYIFDRINSRLADWKCKLLNRAGRFTLAQSVISAMPAYCMSQVWLPQGVCDRLDSVIKNFIWKDRHGRGLHLVSWDRVARPKRMGGLGLRKARDHNVALLGKHVWQMVSLQEKPWVTILQANYFPNGSFLAAQDSVGSPVWKAFLKARNVLLHGFEFKVGNGASSFWYEPWCTTLPLCQEVPYVDIHDSELRVRDVWENGAWRLERLWTMIPESIADCIKNLTVRLNSHVGDGVRWKSHISGIYSTASGYYWIMQQTREEDAGMALVEDSWNWIWRLKAPFKCIMFVWLASQEALPTNDCRHRRGMALSVECVICNASVESSLHCLRDCIQAKGIWNAMGFDTQGAMFGSGDVKGWLRQLLKEDNPVVMATLWWVWRARNVRCFEGTVIPSQVLGTNVAAMVHDIKRAFDAPTDSTRSSTRMVQWTVELPNCVVLNVDGSVRGTPQRGGFGGCLRCSDGMWIGGFYGFFNDSCILQLELLGLFHGLSLAWNGGYRRVECQSDSQLAVKLINSVPPSGHLYASLVWDIKDLLSRDWVVNFRHTLREGNACADLLAKHGAEQDQDLVLCEFPLAGLGALLQADAWGVSYVRP, via the exons ATGACTGTACAAACTGATTTTTCTGTTTTGAGTTGGAATGTTCGCGGTGCGGCGAATGCGGTAACTAAGCGTCACATGAGAGAGATGGTGATGAAGCATAAACCAGAGATTTGTTTTATTCTTGAGACCCATGTCCAGTTTAGTAGGCTGGAAAATTTTTGGTTAAAGCAAGGTTACAGTGTTGTGGGAGTGGAGGAAGCCCAGGGGCAAGCAGGAGGAATTTGGGCTCTTGCTCGTAATGATGTTAGAGGGAATGTTTCAGTGGTTGCGTCCCATCGTCAGATTATTACTCTTAACATTACCTCTGGtccactcctttggaagtgCTCTGGTGTGTATGCCAGCCCAATTCCAGGTAATAGGCGCTTTATGTGGGATCATATGCGAGCCTTGGCTGGGAGTTTCTCAGAACCTTGGGTTATCCTGGGAGATTTTAATGATATAGCTCTTTCCACTGAGCAACGAGGGGGATTGTTCTCTCCCTCGCGTGCCCGCACTTTTGTGGATAATATGAATAGCTGTGGTTTGCTGGATCTTGGTTCCACAGGGTTGCAGTTCACCTGGTTTAGAAATAGTGTTGGAAGACCCCCTGTTCAGAAGAGACTCGATCGAGCTCTTGCATCCCTCTCTTGGCGCACGAGTTTCCCGGAAGGTGGGGTCGAGGTCCTATCCAG GAGGAAAAGGCATATGGAAAACTGTATCGCCTCTATCCAGCAACGTCTTGAGCATGTAGATTCTGTGGCTCTCCACCTTCAGCATGAGAAGCTAAGGAAGGAGCTTAGTGATATCTTAGCGCAGGAAGAGATGCTTTGGTTCCAGAAATCCAGGGAGAAATGGGTAAAATTTGGTGACAGGAATACCAAATTTTTTCATGCTCAAACCGTCATTAGAAGGAAGCGGAATCGCATTACGAGGTTGGTGATGGCAGATGGGAATAGGTGTGAGGATGATGATACTCTCAAGGCAGGTGCTGttgcattttttaaaaatctttTTGCAGAAACCGTGGAGATTGATACCACTTGTCTGCCCACGCCTAATCTTCCGGTCCTCTCAGAGGGGCACTTCCCTTCTCTTATTTGTGAGGTAACTAGAGATGAGGTGTTGTCTGCTCTCCAACAGATGGGATCTTATAAAGCGCCAGGTCCAGATGGTTTTCCTGCCGCTTTTTACAAGAAGTATTGGGATGTTGTTGGGGAGGATGTATTTTTATACAttaaaaatgtttttgaaaCTCAACAGGTGGATAGAGCTTTGGGGGAGACCATGGTAGTGCTGATCCCGAAGGTGGATTGTCCTATCTCTTATAAGGACTTCAGGCCTATCAGCTTGTGCAATGTCCTTTACAAATTAATTACCAAAATCCTTGTTAATCGCATAAGACCTGTATTGAGTGATATTGTGAGCCCCATGCAGAGTAGTTTCATTCCTAGGAGATGTACGAGTGATAATGCTATTGCTCTTCAAGAAATTGTCTATCACCAGAGAAAGGTGAGAAAGAAAGGAGGTAACTTGGTTTTCAAGCTTGATCTTGAGAAGGCCTATGATCGGGTTGATTGGCGTTTCTCGAGGGAAACATTGGTGGCCTTTGGGTTCCCTCTCTCTGTTGTTACTCTAATTATGAACTGTGTGACGGCATCCCACCTTTCGATTTTGTGGAATGGGGAAAGGATTTCCCCATTTGCAGCTAAGAGAGGGCTTAGGCAGGGTGATCCGCTGTCTCCCTATTTGTTTGTCCTGTGCATGGAGCGGTTGAGCTCGGCTATCTCCACAGCAGTGCTAGAGGGTAGATGGGACCCCGTTTGTACGGTGCGTAATGGTCCAGGGTTGTCCCACCTCTTCTTTGCCGACGACGTCCTCTTGTTTGTCAAAGCTAGGAATAATCAGGTGCGTTTGTTAAAAGAGCTTTTGGATTCTTTCTGTACAGCTTCGGGTCTAAAGGTGAGTGAGGCTAAGTCCAAAATTCTGGGTTGCAATGGGCTTACGAATCAGAAGAAAGCTAGGATTGCTGGGATTGCAGGCTTCCAATTCACGGCAGATATTGGTAAATACCTGGGGTTCCCTATTTTCCAACGTCGTGTGACTGCTAGGGATTTTGATTATATCTTCGATAGGATTAATTCCAGGTTGGCTGACTGGAAGTGCAAGCTGCTTAATAGGGCAGGGCGATTTACTCTTGCTCAATCTGTTATTTCCGCCATGCCGGCGTACTGCATGAGTCAGGTGTGGCTGCCGCAGGGTGTGTGTGATAGATTGGATTCGGTGATCAAGAATTTTATTTGGAAAGACAGGCATGGGCGTGGGCTGCACTTAGTTAGTTGGGACCGGGTTGCCAGACCGAAACGTATGGGAGGTTTGGGCTTGAGGAAGGCTAGAGATCATAATGTTGCATTATTGGGGAAGCATGTTTGGCAGATGGTCTCTCTTCAGGAGAAGCCGTGGGTGACTATTCTTCAAGCTAATTATTTTCCGAATGGTTCTTTTCTTGCTGCTCAGGACAGTGTTGGCTCTCCGGTTTGGAAAGCGTTTCTTAAGGCGCGGAATGTGTTGCTTCATGGGTTCGAGTTCAAGGTTGGGAATGGGGCGTCGTCGTTTTGGTATGAGCCTTGGTGTACAACGCTTCCTCTGTGCCAGGAAGTCCCATACGTCGATATTCATGATTCCGAGCTCCGTGTGCGAGATGTTTGGGAGAATGGGGCCTGGCGTTTGGAGCGGTTGTGGACCATGATCCCGGAGTCGATTGCTGATTGTATCAAGAATTTAACAGTGCGCCTTAATTCTCATGTTGGGGATGGGGTTCGTTGGAAGAGCCATATTTCAGGGATCTACTCTACTGCATCGGGGTACTACTGGATTATGCAACAGACTAGGGAAGAAGACGCTGGGATGGCTCTTGTTGAGGATTCTTGGAACTGGATTTGGCGGCTGAAAGCTCCTTTCAAGTGCATCATGTTTGTTTGGTTGGCTTCCCAGGAGGCTCTTCCAACTAATGATTGCAGGCACAGGAGAGGAATGGCTTTAAGTGTGGAGTGTGTGATTTGTAATGCCAGTGTGGAGTCCTCTCTCCATTGTCTTCGAGATTGCATTCAGGCGAAGGGAATTTGGAATGCCATGGGTTTTGACACTCAGGGTGCCATGTTTGGGAGTGGTGATGTGAAAGGGTGGCTCCGGCAGTTGTTGAAGGAGGATAATCCCGTTGTCATGGCGACTTTGTGGTGGGTTTGGAGGGCTCGGAATGTTAGGTGCTTTGAAGGGACGGTAATTCCGTCGCAGGTCTTGGGGACTAACGTGGCTGCTATGGTACACGACATTAAGCGTGCCTTTGATGCTCCTACGGATTCAACCAGGTCGTCGACGAGGATGGTTCAATGGACAGTAGAATTGCCAAATTGTGTGGTTTTGAACGTGGATGGCAGCGTTCGTGGGACTCCACAGCGTGGTGGTTTTGGAGGTTGCCTTCGCTGTAGTGACGGTATGTGGATTGGGGGTTTCTATGGGTTTTTTAATGACAGCTGCATTCTGCAGTTAGAGCTTCTTGGGTTATTCCATGGTCTTTCTCTAGCTTGGAATGGGGGATATCGTCGAGTGGAGTGTCAATCGGACTCCCAACTGGCTGTGAAGCTTATCAACTCGGTGCCTCCTTCGGGTCATCTCTATGCATCATTGGTATGGGATATTAAAGACCTCTTGAGTAGAGATTGGGTTGTCAACTTTCGGCATACGCTGCGAGAGGGTAATGCTTGTGCGGATCTATTGGCTAAGCATGGGGCGGAGCAAGATCAGGATCTAGTTCTGTGTGAGTTCCCGCTGGCGGGTTTAGGTGCTCTTTTACAAGCTGATGCGTGGGGTGTCTCCTATGTGAGACCgtag